From the genome of Helicobacter pylori, one region includes:
- a CDS encoding type III restriction-modification system endonuclease: MKIKFKRLDYQEKCLNQILGVLKGIDLREPEKDIQRISNPVFEIGDLKDLLLENIQNLQSEQKITHGSVGIGESLNYDILMETGTGKTFCFLECVYALHKNYHLSKFIVLVPSNAIKLGVLKSIEITREFFKSEYSTSEHPAHLESYENIRDFILASNHKGCVLVMTFSAFNKEKNVINKSCLEDTNLFNGAKSYMQALASIRPIVIMDEPHRFLGDKTKKYLEQLNALFTLRFGATFKDDYHNLIYALDSKKAFDCALVKSISVASVGESQECFLELKEVNKKQNGNEATINYTNLENKTKSVKIKKHDNLGVLTQISALEDYIVENIAKTKVLFSNGFNLLLDQKEPFSHLLEGDQEVMLKEAIESHFEREEGLFKKGIKALCMVFISGVNSYLSENEKPAKLALLFEKLYQQELEKVLKKPLDENYRAYLERTKDAIQKVHGGYFAKSNKDGDEAQVITLILKEKEKLMSFDSDLRFIFSQWALQEGWDNPNVMTICKLAPSHSNITKLQQIGRGLRLAVNDKGERITKEHADFDFVNELVVIVPQVEGDFVGAIQQEISEHSLIKQAFSGEELEESGIVKKGYYGALLETLEGLGFGEKTDDENFKLTLNQNEFLKKEPELEKLKDEKYMLNLEKLKDFLKDRLVGHFRVKNKNERKTEKIKINKENFKKFETLWEGLNHQARIAYAIDSESLIDEIVKKIDSSFNVKSKIVSVTTHKKVETMGNDAKTESFERKSACVWSLHEFISTLSNKVKLSFKSVAKVLESIDGNKFELIKKNEQESLRRLEELFLEMIYQNIKDKISYQMRETTIKNKKNDAFYDEKGEIREFLDGSLGVNKYEIKNSSAREKCLYENFMQVDSEIEKDTIEESNDTKIIVFGKLPRVKIPIGLNQTYSPDFGYVVENNDKKVLLVVETKGVENENELREEEKRKISTAEKFFEALKKQGVNIEYKTKMENHQLSALINEVLNRKD; the protein is encoded by the coding sequence ATGAAAATCAAATTCAAACGATTGGATTACCAAGAAAAATGCTTGAATCAAATTTTAGGGGTTCTTAAGGGGATTGATTTGAGAGAGCCAGAAAAGGACATTCAAAGGATTTCTAACCCCGTTTTTGAAATAGGGGATCTCAAAGATCTTTTATTAGAAAATATCCAAAACTTGCAATCAGAGCAAAAAATAACCCATGGGAGCGTGGGGATTGGTGAGTCGTTAAACTACGATATTTTAATGGAAACAGGCACAGGGAAGACCTTTTGCTTTTTGGAATGCGTTTATGCCTTGCATAAAAACTACCATTTGTCAAAATTCATCGTTTTAGTGCCAAGCAACGCCATTAAATTAGGGGTTTTAAAGAGTATTGAAATCACCAGAGAATTTTTTAAAAGCGAGTATTCTACGAGCGAGCATCCTGCACATTTAGAAAGCTATGAAAATATAAGAGACTTCATTCTAGCGAGCAATCACAAAGGCTGCGTGTTGGTGATGACTTTTTCTGCCTTCAATAAAGAGAAGAATGTTATCAATAAATCATGTTTAGAAGACACGAATCTATTCAATGGTGCAAAAAGTTACATGCAAGCTTTAGCCAGTATCCGCCCTATCGTAATCATGGACGAACCGCACCGATTTTTGGGCGATAAAACAAAAAAATATTTGGAACAATTAAACGCTCTATTTACGCTCAGGTTTGGGGCGACTTTTAAAGATGATTATCATAATCTGATTTATGCACTAGACAGCAAAAAAGCGTTTGATTGCGCCCTAGTGAAAAGCATTAGCGTGGCGTCTGTGGGGGAGAGTCAAGAGTGTTTTTTAGAGCTTAAAGAGGTTAACAAAAAACAAAATGGAAATGAAGCTACGATTAACTACACGAATTTAGAAAATAAAACAAAAAGCGTCAAAATCAAAAAGCATGATAATTTAGGGGTGCTAACTCAAATCAGCGCTTTAGAAGATTACATTGTAGAAAATATCGCTAAAACTAAGGTTCTTTTTAGTAATGGCTTTAATTTGTTGCTGGATCAAAAAGAGCCTTTTTCTCATCTTTTAGAGGGCGATCAAGAAGTGATGCTCAAAGAAGCGATAGAAAGCCATTTTGAAAGAGAAGAAGGGCTTTTTAAAAAGGGGATTAAAGCCTTGTGCATGGTGTTTATTAGCGGGGTGAATAGCTATTTAAGCGAGAATGAAAAGCCGGCCAAATTAGCCCTTTTATTTGAAAAACTCTACCAACAAGAGCTTGAAAAAGTCTTAAAAAAGCCTTTAGATGAAAATTATAGAGCGTATTTGGAACGCACCAAAGACGCTATTCAAAAAGTGCATGGAGGGTATTTTGCTAAAAGCAATAAAGATGGCGATGAAGCCCAAGTGATCACGCTCATTTTAAAAGAAAAGGAAAAATTGATGAGTTTTGATTCCGATCTCAGGTTTATTTTTTCGCAATGGGCGTTGCAAGAGGGGTGGGATAACCCTAATGTGATGACGATTTGCAAATTAGCCCCTAGCCATTCCAATATCACTAAATTGCAACAAATCGGTAGGGGGTTAAGGCTCGCTGTGAATGATAAGGGTGAACGCATCACTAAAGAGCATGCTGATTTTGATTTTGTCAATGAATTGGTGGTGATCGTGCCGCAAGTTGAGGGGGATTTTGTGGGAGCGATCCAGCAAGAGATAAGCGAACATAGTTTGATTAAACAAGCATTTAGCGGGGAAGAGTTGGAAGAAAGCGGCATTGTTAAAAAAGGGTATTACGGGGCTTTATTGGAAACATTAGAGGGTTTGGGTTTTGGAGAAAAAACAGATGATGAAAACTTTAAACTCACTCTCAACCAAAACGAATTTTTAAAAAAAGAGCCAGAACTAGAAAAATTAAAAGATGAAAAATACATGCTGAATCTTGAAAAATTAAAAGATTTTTTAAAAGATCGTTTAGTGGGCCATTTTAGAGTTAAGAACAAAAACGAGCGAAAAACTGAAAAAATCAAAATCAATAAGGAAAATTTTAAAAAATTTGAAACCTTATGGGAGGGTTTGAATCATCAAGCCCGGATCGCTTATGCCATTGATAGCGAGAGCTTGATTGATGAGATTGTCAAAAAGATCGATTCTTCTTTTAATGTCAAATCAAAAATCGTTTCGGTTACGACTCATAAAAAAGTAGAAACGATGGGAAATGATGCCAAAACAGAGAGTTTTGAACGAAAAAGCGCATGCGTGTGGAGCTTGCATGAATTTATCAGCACTTTGTCTAATAAGGTGAAATTGAGTTTTAAAAGCGTGGCTAAAGTGTTAGAAAGCATTGATGGAAACAAGTTTGAGCTGATTAAAAAGAACGAACAAGAGAGCTTAAGGCGGTTAGAAGAGCTGTTTTTAGAAATGATTTATCAAAATATTAAAGATAAAATTTCCTATCAAATGCGCGAAACGACTATTAAAAACAAAAAAAACGATGCATTTTATGATGAAAAAGGAGAAATTAGAGAATTTTTAGACGGGAGTTTGGGGGTAAATAAATACGAGATTAAAAATTCAAGCGCGCGAGAAAAATGCCTGTATGAAAATTTCATGCAAGTGGATAGCGAGATTGAAAAAGACACGATTGAAGAATCTAACGACACTAAAATCATTGTTTTTGGCAAGCTCCCTAGGGTTAAGATCCCGATAGGGTTGAATCAAACTTATAGCCCTGATTTTGGGTATGTGGTTGAAAACAACGATAAAAAAGTGTTGTTAGTGGTAGAAACTAAGGGGGTTGAAAATGAAAACGAATTGCGCGAAGAAGAAAAGCGCAAAATTTCAACCGCTGAGAAATTTTTTGAAGCTTTAAAAAAGCAAGGCGTGAATATTGAATACAAAACCAAGATGGAAAACCATCAATTAAGTGCATTGATTAATGAAGTTTTAAATCGTAAAGATTAG